In Variovorax paradoxus, a single genomic region encodes these proteins:
- a CDS encoding PEP/pyruvate-binding domain-containing protein, with translation MKNENNARPVGQVCFQKSGPALLALCIAAVAAVPAAAQLARKPSYYQQQNQPQSQPPAQRPAVPSSLPALRGQADFDRLARVYDAGTPMQLAHLLFVIDLKARPAPRMYYIDTPRYQLHVRFLRDTRLAPNTAKREIDRNYLAPDRRFLFGTLSWQQNIGAFTYEFWEGDKFTAPLLRQADAQVKASFFAPVKFKTNSTLHERVAQETGVDYVSQEALIREQPYMPMNFGTATGRVRVVEDESGINALLPDDIAVLRQVPLSLPPVAGVLTERPSTALSHVNLLAKGWGIPNAYVRDAATVLKEHAGQWVALKVAASGYQVRRLTPDEIAALPPRAVRTASTGATPGGAKAIRPDLRETRLLPLASLRARNSAQCGVKAANLGAMQAARIPGTSVPDGFCVPFAHYDRFMRANGLGERIARMQQQPGFASDPTIRQKALAQLRDEIVQWPVDAATAASWRAAWQSQLGGGGVFVRSSSNSEDLPGFSGAGLYTTVPNVKTGDALETAVKKVWASVFNPEAWEARGAAGFGAESVLMGVFVQTAIDSTNAGVMITRDPFDAGHAHVTYISAKRGIGIRVVEGRRVAEQVMYSSWSKAIQVLSRSAEDTALQLDKDGGVKEVPVEAGRNVLTDELVVRLANVGAAVKRTFNAVDQDIEWATVGDKIVLLQARPYVERRR, from the coding sequence GTGAAGAACGAAAACAACGCACGCCCGGTGGGTCAAGTGTGCTTCCAAAAGAGTGGGCCGGCACTGCTGGCGCTGTGCATCGCCGCCGTCGCGGCAGTGCCGGCTGCCGCCCAGCTTGCGCGCAAGCCCTCTTACTATCAGCAACAGAACCAGCCGCAGTCCCAGCCGCCTGCGCAGCGGCCGGCGGTGCCGTCGTCGCTGCCGGCGCTGCGCGGCCAGGCCGATTTCGACCGGCTCGCGCGCGTCTATGACGCGGGCACGCCGATGCAGCTGGCGCATCTGCTGTTCGTCATCGACCTGAAGGCCAGACCGGCGCCGCGCATGTATTACATCGACACGCCGCGCTACCAGCTGCATGTGCGGTTCCTGCGCGACACGCGGCTGGCGCCCAACACCGCCAAGCGCGAGATCGACCGCAACTACCTCGCGCCCGACCGCCGCTTCCTGTTCGGCACGTTGAGCTGGCAGCAGAACATCGGCGCCTTCACCTACGAATTCTGGGAAGGCGACAAGTTCACCGCGCCGCTGCTGCGCCAGGCCGATGCTCAGGTAAAGGCCAGCTTCTTCGCGCCGGTGAAGTTCAAGACCAATTCCACGCTGCACGAACGCGTTGCCCAGGAAACCGGCGTCGACTACGTAAGCCAGGAAGCGCTGATCCGCGAGCAGCCCTATATGCCGATGAACTTCGGCACCGCGACAGGCCGCGTGCGCGTGGTGGAGGACGAATCGGGCATCAACGCACTGCTGCCCGACGACATCGCCGTGCTGCGGCAGGTGCCTTTGAGCCTGCCGCCGGTGGCGGGCGTGCTGACCGAGCGGCCGTCCACGGCGCTGTCGCACGTCAACCTGCTGGCCAAGGGCTGGGGCATTCCGAACGCCTATGTGCGCGACGCCGCGACGGTGCTGAAGGAACACGCGGGCCAGTGGGTGGCGCTGAAGGTCGCGGCCTCGGGCTATCAGGTGCGCCGCCTCACGCCCGACGAAATCGCGGCGCTGCCGCCGCGCGCCGTGCGCACCGCCTCCACCGGCGCCACCCCCGGCGGCGCGAAAGCCATCAGGCCCGACCTGCGCGAGACCCGCCTGCTGCCGCTGGCCTCGCTGCGCGCGCGCAACAGCGCGCAGTGCGGCGTCAAGGCCGCGAACCTCGGCGCGATGCAGGCCGCGCGCATTCCGGGCACGTCGGTGCCCGACGGCTTCTGCGTGCCCTTCGCGCACTACGACCGCTTCATGCGTGCCAACGGCCTGGGCGAGCGCATCGCGCGCATGCAGCAGCAGCCCGGCTTCGCGAGCGATCCCACGATCCGCCAGAAGGCGCTGGCGCAGTTGCGCGACGAGATCGTGCAGTGGCCGGTCGATGCCGCCACCGCGGCCTCATGGCGCGCCGCGTGGCAGTCGCAACTGGGCGGCGGCGGCGTGTTCGTGCGCAGTTCGTCCAACTCCGAAGACCTGCCCGGCTTCAGCGGCGCGGGCCTCTACACCACCGTGCCCAACGTCAAGACCGGCGACGCGCTCGAGACCGCGGTGAAGAAGGTCTGGGCCTCGGTCTTCAACCCCGAGGCCTGGGAGGCCCGCGGCGCCGCGGGCTTCGGCGCCGAGTCGGTGCTGATGGGCGTGTTCGTGCAGACCGCCATCGACTCGACCAACGCCGGCGTCATGATCACCCGCGACCCCTTCGACGCGGGGCATGCGCACGTCACCTACATCTCGGCCAAGCGCGGCATCGGCATCCGCGTGGTCGAAGGCCGGCGCGTGGCCGAGCAGGTGATGTATTCGAGCTGGTCCAAGGCCATCCAGGTGCTGAGCCGCTCGGCCGAAGACACGGCGCTGCAGCTCGACAAGGACGGCGGCGTGAAGGAAGTGCCGGTGGAGGCCGGGCGCAACGTGCTGACCGACGAACTGGTGGTGCGCCTGGCCAACGTGGGCGCGGCGGTGAAGCGCACCTTCAACGCGGTCGATCAGGACATCGAATGGGCCACGGTGGGGGACAAGATCGTGTTGCTGCAGGCGCGGCCGTATGTGGAGCGGCGGCGCTAG
- the gorA gene encoding glutathione-disulfide reductase, whose product MSTFDFDLFVIGGGSGGVRAARMAAQTGARVGLAEAAELGGTCVNVGCIPKKLYSYAAGYAESFEEAAGYGWKLPQAPQFDWAHLKSQRAKEISRLNGIYGSLLKNSGVTLVTGWAQLADAHTVEIDGKRHTARHLLVATGGTPFVPDIPGREHIVTSDAMFDLDPFPKRLLVVGGGYIACEFASIFNGLGAKVTQLHRRAHLLTGFDDDVRQFLANEMGKAGIDLRLNCEAASVARNADGLTVTLARGQQIEADTVLFATGRVPNTQGLGLEAAGVKLDENGAIAVDAHYRSSVPSIYAVGDVSTRVQLTPVALAEAMVVVDELFGKAKRRLDYEFIPTAVFTHPNIGTCGYSEIDARAKFGDVTVFSSEFKSLRHTLSGRSERTFMKLVVDKATDRVVGLHMVGADAGEVVQGFAVAMRAGATKALFDSTIGIHPTAAEEFVTMREPMPG is encoded by the coding sequence ATGTCCACATTCGACTTCGATCTCTTTGTCATCGGCGGCGGCAGCGGCGGCGTACGCGCCGCGCGCATGGCAGCGCAAACCGGGGCCCGCGTCGGGCTGGCCGAGGCCGCCGAACTCGGCGGCACCTGCGTCAACGTGGGCTGCATACCCAAGAAGCTCTACAGCTACGCGGCTGGTTATGCCGAATCCTTCGAGGAAGCCGCGGGCTACGGCTGGAAGCTGCCGCAGGCTCCGCAGTTCGACTGGGCGCATCTCAAGTCGCAGCGCGCCAAGGAGATCAGCCGGCTCAACGGCATCTACGGTTCGCTGCTGAAGAACTCGGGCGTGACGCTCGTCACCGGCTGGGCCCAGCTGGCCGATGCCCACACGGTCGAAATCGACGGCAAGCGCCACACGGCGCGCCACCTGCTGGTGGCCACCGGCGGCACGCCCTTCGTGCCCGACATTCCGGGCCGCGAGCACATCGTGACCTCCGACGCGATGTTCGACCTCGACCCTTTCCCCAAGCGCCTGCTGGTGGTGGGCGGCGGCTACATCGCCTGCGAGTTCGCATCCATCTTCAACGGCCTGGGCGCCAAGGTGACCCAGCTGCATCGCCGCGCGCACCTGCTCACCGGCTTCGACGACGACGTGCGGCAGTTCCTGGCCAACGAGATGGGCAAGGCCGGCATCGACCTGCGGCTCAACTGCGAGGCTGCATCGGTAGCGCGCAATGCAGACGGCCTCACCGTCACGCTGGCGCGCGGCCAGCAGATCGAGGCCGACACGGTTCTCTTCGCCACCGGGCGCGTGCCCAACACGCAGGGCCTGGGCCTCGAGGCCGCGGGCGTGAAGCTCGACGAAAACGGCGCCATCGCGGTCGACGCGCACTACCGCAGCTCGGTGCCGTCGATCTACGCCGTGGGCGACGTTTCCACGCGCGTGCAGCTCACGCCGGTGGCACTGGCAGAGGCGATGGTGGTGGTCGACGAACTCTTCGGCAAGGCCAAGCGCCGGCTCGACTACGAGTTCATTCCCACCGCCGTGTTCACGCACCCGAACATCGGCACCTGCGGCTACAGCGAGATCGATGCGCGCGCGAAGTTCGGCGATGTCACCGTGTTCTCGAGCGAGTTCAAGTCGCTGCGCCACACGCTCTCGGGCCGCAGCGAACGCACCTTCATGAAGCTGGTGGTCGACAAGGCCACCGACCGCGTCGTGGGCCTGCACATGGTGGGCGCGGATGCCGGCGAAGTGGTGCAGGGCTTTGCCGTGGCGATGCGCGCTGGCGCGACGAAGGCGCTGTTCGACAGCACGATCGGCATCCACCCCACGGCGGCCGAAGAGTTCGTGACGATGCGCGAACCCATGCCGGGCTGA
- a CDS encoding ketopantoate reductase family protein, whose translation MKVAVMGAGAVGCYYGAMLARAGHEVVLIGRPTHVEAVNANGLRLETRDFDGQVPMAASTEPGAVRGADLVLFCVKSTDSESAAALIGPHLAPGALVLTLQNGVDNDERVRAVLPASNEVAAAVVYVATGMSGPGHVKHNGRGELVIAPSRRSEEVARHLAAAGVPTQISDNVRGSLWAKLILNCAYNALSAITQLPYGVLVHGTGVGDVIRDVVAECLAVAQAEGVEVPGDTDAALRGIAQSMPAQYSSTAQDLARGKLSEIDHLNGLVVRRGEALGVPTPANRVLFVLVKLLEGKLRQAAQA comes from the coding sequence ATGAAAGTCGCAGTCATGGGTGCCGGCGCGGTCGGCTGTTATTACGGCGCCATGCTGGCGCGCGCTGGACACGAGGTGGTGCTGATCGGCCGGCCGACGCACGTGGAGGCCGTCAACGCCAACGGGCTGCGGCTGGAAACCCGGGACTTCGACGGGCAGGTGCCGATGGCCGCGAGCACCGAGCCCGGCGCGGTGCGGGGCGCCGACCTCGTGCTGTTCTGCGTGAAGTCGACCGACAGCGAATCGGCCGCCGCGCTAATCGGGCCGCATCTGGCGCCAGGCGCGCTGGTGCTCACGCTGCAGAACGGCGTGGACAACGACGAGCGCGTGCGCGCGGTGCTGCCTGCGTCGAACGAAGTGGCCGCCGCCGTCGTCTACGTGGCGACCGGCATGTCCGGCCCCGGCCACGTGAAGCACAACGGCCGCGGCGAGCTGGTGATCGCGCCGTCGCGGCGCAGCGAAGAGGTCGCGCGGCATCTGGCGGCGGCCGGCGTGCCCACGCAGATCTCGGACAACGTGCGCGGCTCGCTCTGGGCCAAGCTGATCCTCAACTGCGCCTATAACGCGCTGTCGGCCATCACGCAGCTGCCCTACGGCGTGCTCGTGCACGGCACGGGCGTGGGCGACGTGATCCGCGACGTGGTGGCCGAATGCCTCGCGGTGGCGCAGGCCGAAGGCGTCGAGGTGCCGGGCGACACCGACGCAGCCCTGCGGGGCATCGCGCAGAGCATGCCCGCGCAGTACTCGTCGACCGCGCAAGACCTGGCGCGCGGCAAGCTCAGCGAGATCGACCACCTCAACGGCCTGGTGGTGCGGCGCGGCGAGGCGCTGGGCGTGCCGACACCGGCCAACCGGGTGCTGTTCGTGCTGGTGAAGCTGCTGGAGGGCAAGCTGCGGCAGGCGGCGCAGGCCTGA
- a CDS encoding LysR substrate-binding domain-containing protein, translating into MKRDCPTIQELLAFDAVARHQSITLAAGALCITVSAVSKQIAGLEAFLGRELLQKNGRGVQLTPQGRVYWQKISGGLRAIETATFEARSGDAGAGLLTLASVPTFLTKWLIPRLPAFSQKSRHVMLSFSRHLEPSDGIPAGVDAAIRYGPDGWPGVVSEYIAGREFVLIVARSLVEGRHRIAQPADITGHTLLHHEGASGAWRQWAAQHGVPEVQTVAGPRFAQYSALIQAALNGLGIGLVPRLLVQEELAEGALLSPCGTPVSVNQGHYLCYRPDRLDLPAFVAFREWLLEEGVASRGAETEA; encoded by the coding sequence GTGAAGCGTGACTGCCCCACCATCCAGGAGCTGCTGGCCTTCGATGCGGTGGCGCGCCACCAGAGCATCACGCTCGCGGCGGGTGCCCTGTGCATCACCGTGAGCGCGGTCAGCAAGCAGATCGCCGGGCTCGAGGCCTTCCTGGGCCGCGAGCTGCTGCAGAAGAACGGCCGCGGCGTGCAACTCACGCCGCAGGGCCGTGTGTACTGGCAGAAGATCTCGGGTGGCCTGCGCGCCATCGAGACCGCGACCTTCGAGGCGCGTTCGGGCGACGCCGGCGCGGGGTTGCTCACGCTCGCGAGCGTGCCCACCTTCCTCACCAAATGGCTCATTCCGCGCTTGCCGGCCTTCAGCCAGAAGAGCCGCCATGTGATGCTGAGCTTCAGCCGCCACCTGGAGCCCAGCGACGGCATTCCGGCGGGCGTGGACGCCGCCATCCGCTACGGCCCCGACGGCTGGCCCGGCGTGGTGTCCGAATACATCGCGGGGCGCGAGTTCGTGCTGATCGTGGCGCGCTCGCTGGTCGAGGGGCGGCATCGCATCGCGCAACCGGCCGACATCACCGGCCACACGCTGCTGCACCATGAAGGCGCGTCCGGAGCCTGGCGGCAATGGGCCGCGCAGCACGGCGTGCCGGAAGTGCAGACGGTGGCCGGGCCGCGCTTTGCGCAGTATTCGGCGCTGATCCAGGCGGCGCTCAACGGCCTGGGCATCGGCCTCGTGCCCAGGCTGCTGGTGCAGGAAGAACTGGCCGAAGGCGCACTGCTGAGCCCCTGCGGTACGCCGGTGAGCGTGAACCAGGGCCACTACCTGTGCTACCGGCCCGACCGGCTCGACCTGCCGGCCTTCGTGGCGTTCCGCGAATGGCTGCTGGAGGAGGGCGTGGCCTCGCGCGGCGCCGAGACCGAGGCATGA
- a CDS encoding ABC transporter permease — protein MVRGISLIYGLYLLLPIVLLMIGSVGGNWTNTLLPTGITGQWYVDLWLDTSFRKAFVSSLVVAMSACAINTVLALPLAYALYHGARRGGSLAARIVSATPVAVPAITLAFGYMIVFNTDLAPWLGSMPLLIAAHAILTLPYLTNTLLADLRHLDLGRLEQAAATLGASGWQQFTGIVLPSLRQSLISGLVMVAAISVGEFGVSNLLTSFQNRTYPVVLLQAFYGATGFACAATVILLVLASASALLSSSLVKQRA, from the coding sequence TTGGTCCGCGGCATCTCCCTCATCTACGGCCTGTACCTGCTGCTGCCCATCGTGCTGCTGATGATCGGCAGCGTGGGCGGCAACTGGACCAACACGCTGCTGCCCACGGGCATCACCGGCCAGTGGTATGTCGACCTCTGGCTCGACACCTCGTTCCGCAAGGCCTTCGTGAGCAGCCTCGTGGTCGCCATGTCGGCCTGCGCCATCAACACCGTGCTGGCCCTGCCGCTGGCCTATGCGCTGTACCACGGCGCGCGGCGCGGCGGCAGCCTGGCGGCGCGCATCGTGAGCGCCACGCCGGTGGCGGTGCCGGCCATCACGCTGGCCTTCGGCTACATGATCGTGTTCAACACCGACCTGGCGCCCTGGCTGGGCTCGATGCCGCTGCTGATCGCGGCGCACGCGATCCTCACGCTGCCCTACCTCACCAACACGCTGCTGGCCGACCTGCGCCACCTCGACCTCGGCCGGCTCGAGCAGGCGGCCGCCACGCTGGGCGCCTCGGGCTGGCAGCAGTTCACCGGCATCGTGCTGCCGAGCCTGCGGCAGAGCCTGATCAGCGGGCTGGTGATGGTCGCGGCCATCTCGGTGGGCGAGTTCGGCGTGTCGAACCTGCTCACGAGCTTCCAGAACCGCACCTACCCGGTGGTGCTGCTGCAGGCCTTCTACGGCGCAACAGGCTTCGCCTGCGCGGCCACGGTGATCCTTCTCGTGCTGGCGAGCGCGTCGGCGCTTCTTTCCTCTTCCCTCGTGAAGCAACGCGCTTGA
- a CDS encoding ABC transporter ATP-binding protein: MSLLLDNVNYNYPGSTHGLHDVSLDVRTGELVAVIGPSGSGKSTLLKLVSGLETGHTGRIALDGEDMSRTPVHQRNIGMVFQSYALFPHLSVLDNVAYGLKLRKVGTAERRQRAQELLDIVGLGDFSARAVAQLSGGQQQRVALARALAIDPRALLLDEPLSALDASVRGHLRDQIRSIQQRFNATTLLVTHDQEEALVMADRVAMLKDGRLLQIATPRDIYENPASRAVAEFVGLSTILPAKVSGADLLDLGFAELAAPTGRRAFGAEVHVLVRPEHIRPDPAPGTVNRLEGSTRAQRYLGALTRYDFEVLGAAKPFLAESPAPAVEAIAIAPEHIRLLDH, translated from the coding sequence ATGAGCCTCCTCCTCGACAACGTCAACTACAACTACCCCGGCAGCACGCACGGCCTGCACGACGTGTCGCTCGACGTGCGCACCGGCGAGCTGGTCGCGGTGATCGGGCCCAGCGGCTCCGGCAAGTCGACGCTGCTGAAGCTGGTGTCCGGCCTGGAAACTGGTCACACCGGCCGCATCGCGCTCGACGGCGAAGACATGTCGCGCACGCCGGTGCACCAGCGCAACATCGGCATGGTGTTCCAGAGCTACGCGCTGTTCCCGCACCTGAGCGTGCTCGACAACGTGGCCTATGGCCTCAAGCTGCGCAAGGTGGGCACTGCCGAGCGCCGCCAGCGCGCGCAGGAGCTGCTCGACATCGTGGGGCTGGGAGACTTCTCCGCGCGCGCCGTGGCCCAGCTTTCGGGCGGGCAGCAGCAGCGCGTGGCGCTGGCGCGCGCGCTGGCCATCGACCCGCGCGCCCTGCTGCTCGACGAACCCCTGTCGGCGCTCGACGCCAGCGTGCGCGGCCACCTGCGCGACCAGATCCGCTCCATACAGCAGCGCTTCAACGCCACCACGCTGCTGGTCACGCACGACCAGGAAGAAGCGCTGGTCATGGCCGACCGCGTCGCCATGCTCAAGGACGGGCGGCTGCTGCAGATCGCCACGCCGCGCGACATCTACGAAAACCCCGCGAGCCGCGCGGTGGCCGAGTTCGTCGGGCTCTCGACGATCCTGCCCGCCAAGGTGAGCGGCGCCGACCTGCTGGACCTGGGCTTTGCCGAACTCGCCGCGCCCACCGGCCGCCGCGCATTCGGTGCCGAGGTGCACGTGCTGGTGCGCCCCGAGCACATCCGCCCCGACCCGGCGCCCGGCACCGTGAACCGCCTCGAAGGCAGCACCCGCGCGCAGCGCTACCTGGGGGCGCTCACGCGCTACGACTTCGAAGTGCTGGGCGCGGCCAAGCCCTTCCTCGCCGAATCGCCCGCGCCGGCCGTGGAGGCCATCGCCATCGCGCCCGAGCACATCCGCTTACTCGACCACTGA
- a CDS encoding extracellular solute-binding protein: MQRRHLIQAAGALPLATLAARTAFAFDGPELYAGEKALYAEAQKEGLCVSFDTGPEWANWKSLFRDFKKRYPEIELTYNDIGSAATVVALEKTKRRPQADTAYYFAASAVDAAKKDVVAPFKPVNFDKLPAVFREAEGRWFTIHTLNIAFLVNKKLVKNVPTGWADLLKPEFKNTVVYLDPRSTGIGQVLTFAAAYANGGSVDNVQPGIDYLGKLHSAGNVLRVEGTTPYAKFLKGEIPVWISYENDGLKAKHVDGMGDAMEVVIPKEASVAAPYAISLVKNGPNPNAGKLWLNFIMSEAGQSLFAQGFVRPAVPGTQLSADVAAKMPPAPQIKPLDVVKASERKAEIDKLWAQVALGK, encoded by the coding sequence ATGCAACGCAGACATCTGATCCAAGCCGCCGGCGCACTGCCGCTGGCCACCCTCGCGGCGCGCACCGCCTTCGCCTTCGACGGCCCCGAGCTCTATGCGGGCGAGAAGGCGCTGTACGCCGAGGCGCAGAAGGAAGGCCTGTGCGTCTCCTTCGACACCGGCCCCGAATGGGCCAACTGGAAGTCGCTGTTCCGCGACTTCAAGAAGCGCTACCCCGAGATCGAGCTGACCTACAACGACATCGGCTCCGCCGCCACCGTGGTCGCCCTCGAGAAGACCAAGCGCCGCCCGCAGGCCGACACCGCCTACTACTTCGCCGCCTCGGCCGTCGATGCCGCCAAGAAGGACGTGGTCGCGCCCTTCAAGCCGGTCAACTTCGACAAGCTGCCGGCCGTGTTCCGCGAGGCCGAGGGCCGCTGGTTCACCATCCACACGCTGAACATCGCCTTCCTGGTCAACAAGAAGCTGGTGAAGAACGTGCCCACCGGCTGGGCCGACCTGCTCAAGCCCGAGTTCAAGAACACGGTGGTCTACCTCGACCCGCGCTCCACCGGCATCGGCCAGGTGCTGACCTTCGCCGCGGCCTATGCCAACGGCGGCAGCGTCGACAACGTGCAACCCGGCATCGACTACCTGGGCAAGCTTCATTCGGCCGGCAACGTGCTGCGCGTGGAGGGCACCACGCCCTACGCCAAGTTCCTCAAGGGCGAGATCCCGGTGTGGATCAGCTACGAGAACGACGGCCTGAAGGCCAAGCACGTGGACGGCATGGGCGACGCGATGGAAGTCGTCATTCCCAAGGAAGCCAGCGTGGCCGCGCCCTACGCCATCAGCCTCGTGAAGAACGGACCCAACCCGAACGCCGGCAAGCTGTGGCTCAACTTCATCATGAGCGAGGCCGGCCAGTCGCTGTTCGCGCAGGGCTTCGTGCGGCCCGCCGTGCCGGGCACGCAGCTGAGCGCCGACGTGGCCGCCAAGATGCCGCCCGCGCCGCAGATCAAGCCGCTCGACGTGGTGAAGGCTTCCGAGCGCAAGGCCGAGATCGACAAGCTCTGGGCGCAAGTCGCCCTGGGCAAGTAA
- a CDS encoding ABC transporter permease: MRRFGAWPAWAFMALFFAVPLAALLPEAFGEGGSAFGRLFGNPLFFGALRNTLALGLAAGAVSALVGTCIAIELARQPAARRQWMMTLLGLPLAFSGLVIAYGFILAFGRAGFVTQLLAGLGADPAAIGSWIYSVSGLGFAYAYYLIPRVALSLYPVFANLDLRPVQAARTLGASRARAFWDTVVPEVLPSVLSNACMVAAIAMGTYGTALALVGTQLNILPLMLLAQVGDGGSDFAVAAALSLVLMVVCVIVMGVGDVFTRRRERGAVGAGH, from the coding sequence ATGCGACGCTTTGGCGCCTGGCCCGCATGGGCCTTCATGGCGCTGTTCTTCGCGGTGCCGCTCGCGGCGCTGCTGCCCGAGGCCTTCGGCGAGGGCGGGAGTGCCTTCGGCCGGCTGTTCGGCAACCCGCTGTTCTTCGGCGCGCTGCGCAACACGCTGGCGCTCGGGCTGGCGGCGGGCGCGGTGTCGGCGCTGGTGGGCACCTGCATCGCGATCGAGCTGGCGCGCCAGCCGGCGGCGCGGCGCCAATGGATGATGACGCTGCTGGGCCTGCCGCTGGCCTTCTCGGGCCTGGTGATCGCCTACGGCTTCATCCTGGCCTTCGGCCGCGCGGGCTTCGTGACGCAGCTGCTCGCGGGCCTGGGCGCGGACCCGGCGGCCATCGGCAGCTGGATCTACAGCGTGTCGGGCCTGGGCTTCGCCTATGCCTACTACCTGATTCCGCGCGTGGCGCTGTCGCTGTACCCGGTGTTCGCGAACCTCGACCTGCGCCCGGTGCAGGCGGCGCGCACGCTGGGCGCGTCTCGCGCGCGGGCCTTCTGGGACACGGTGGTGCCCGAGGTGCTGCCTTCGGTGCTGTCGAACGCCTGCATGGTCGCCGCGATTGCCATGGGCACCTACGGCACGGCGCTGGCACTGGTGGGCACGCAGCTCAACATCCTGCCGCTGATGCTGCTGGCGCAGGTGGGCGACGGCGGTTCCGATTTCGCGGTGGCGGCGGCCTTGTCGCTGGTGCTGATGGTGGTGTGTGTGATCGTGATGGGAGTGGGCGATGTCTTTACGCGAAGGCGCGAGCGCGGTGCTGTCGGCGCCGGTCACTGA